In the Flagellimonas sp. MMG031 genome, one interval contains:
- a CDS encoding tetratricopeptide repeat protein, which produces MKTRLLILTAIGVSAMGFAQKDEMKTAEKALKDGDAAAAKAALVSAASTIDSAKEKDQAEYYALLGNANYELAKKGDVASFQSALDAYKKVIAVEEASGKEKYTSVAREKMGQMTADLVNAAVEDNNNQKFAEAAEKLYMGYKLSPRDTVYLYYAASSAVNGQHYDEALKYYKELKDLGYNGESVTYTAVNVETGETETMDKSTRDLYVKAGTHKDPKEEVNPSKKPEIVKNIALIYQQMGENEKAIAAYADARAENPDDVNLVLGEANLHYTMGDKEKFKELMGQASAMAPDNPDLLYNIGVINMEQGNLEDARDAYKKALAIDPGYINALLNLSTTYVNEGNGLIDEMNALGTSKADIAKYDELKDKKDSLFREGATVLEDALQSNPDNESILTQLKNIYGALGDNENFMRIKKLLGE; this is translated from the coding sequence ATGAAAACAAGATTATTAATACTAACAGCCATAGGAGTATCCGCAATGGGTTTTGCCCAAAAGGATGAGATGAAGACGGCGGAAAAGGCGTTAAAGGACGGTGATGCCGCAGCAGCAAAAGCTGCATTGGTAAGTGCTGCTTCTACCATTGATTCGGCCAAGGAAAAAGATCAGGCCGAGTATTATGCCCTTTTGGGAAATGCCAACTACGAATTGGCCAAAAAAGGCGACGTAGCCTCCTTCCAGTCCGCTTTGGATGCCTATAAAAAGGTGATTGCCGTGGAAGAAGCCAGCGGAAAGGAAAAGTATACTTCCGTGGCCCGGGAGAAGATGGGGCAGATGACCGCTGATTTGGTCAACGCCGCCGTTGAGGACAACAACAACCAAAAGTTTGCCGAAGCTGCCGAAAAGTTGTACATGGGTTACAAACTTAGCCCACGCGATACCGTGTATCTATACTACGCGGCCAGTAGTGCCGTGAATGGACAACACTACGATGAAGCCCTTAAATACTATAAGGAGCTTAAGGATCTCGGCTATAACGGTGAATCTGTGACCTACACAGCGGTGAATGTGGAAACTGGGGAAACAGAGACCATGGACAAGTCGACCCGAGACCTTTATGTAAAAGCGGGAACGCACAAGGATCCCAAAGAAGAAGTGAATCCATCCAAAAAGCCAGAAATCGTTAAAAATATCGCGTTGATCTACCAACAAATGGGAGAAAATGAAAAAGCGATTGCAGCTTATGCCGATGCAAGGGCGGAAAATCCGGACGATGTCAACTTGGTTTTGGGCGAGGCTAACTTGCACTACACCATGGGCGATAAGGAGAAGTTTAAGGAATTGATGGGACAGGCATCTGCCATGGCCCCGGACAATCCAGATTTGCTCTACAATATTGGTGTAATCAACATGGAACAAGGCAATTTGGAAGATGCAAGGGATGCTTACAAAAAAGCATTGGCCATCGACCCAGGTTATATCAATGCATTGTTGAACCTTTCCACAACCTACGTAAACGAAGGTAACGGCCTTATCGACGAAATGAACGCTTTGGGTACTTCCAAGGCCGATATTGCCAAGTATGATGAGCTTAAGGATAAAAAGGACAGCCTGTTTAGGGAAGGTGCTACCGTTTTGGAAGATGCGCTACAATCCAATCCAGACAACGAAAGCATCCTTACTCAATTGAAGAATATCTACGGCGCCTTGGGCGACAATGAAAACTTCATGAGGATTAAAA